In Gemmatimonas sp., a single genomic region encodes these proteins:
- the aroC gene encoding chorismate synthase has product MPLRFTTAGESHGPALVSVLEGMPAGVPLLAAHVDAELARRQQGYGRGRRMQIETDRIELLSGVRAGETLGSPIAMLVRNRDWKNWVGIMDPAPREADADGPRKRHVTRVRPGHADLTGLLKYDRSDARDILERASARETTARVAAGAICKVLLREVGVHIGSHLVHLGGIDADRPDPLPDDLNAAADASPVRTLDAQAEARMIARIDAAKKEGNTLGGICEVVVRGLPVGLGSHVSWDTRLDGRLGQAMLSIPAVKGVEIGLGFETARRTGADVHDEIEAAAGRTRAGHVRRRSNRAGGTEGGMTTGEELVVRVAMKPISTLMRPLGTVDMATGEAAQAVAERSDVTAVPAMGVIAEAMAAFVLASALLEKFGGDSLRETQRNLDAYLTQLDERVER; this is encoded by the coding sequence ATGCCTCTCCGCTTCACCACCGCCGGCGAATCGCACGGTCCGGCGCTCGTCTCCGTCCTCGAGGGGATGCCTGCCGGCGTTCCGCTCCTTGCCGCTCATGTCGACGCCGAACTCGCGCGCCGTCAGCAGGGCTACGGGCGCGGACGGCGCATGCAGATCGAGACCGACCGCATCGAGCTCCTCTCCGGCGTGCGCGCCGGCGAAACGCTCGGGTCCCCCATCGCCATGCTCGTGCGCAACCGCGACTGGAAGAACTGGGTCGGCATCATGGACCCCGCCCCCCGCGAGGCCGATGCGGATGGCCCGCGCAAGCGGCACGTTACCCGGGTGCGCCCGGGCCACGCCGATCTCACCGGGTTGCTCAAGTACGATCGCAGCGACGCCCGCGACATCCTCGAACGCGCGTCGGCACGCGAAACCACCGCGCGGGTGGCCGCCGGCGCCATCTGCAAGGTGCTCCTGCGGGAAGTCGGGGTGCACATCGGCTCCCATCTCGTCCATCTGGGCGGTATCGACGCCGACCGCCCCGATCCCCTGCCCGACGATCTCAATGCCGCCGCCGATGCCTCGCCGGTGCGCACCCTCGACGCGCAGGCGGAGGCGCGCATGATCGCGCGCATCGATGCGGCGAAGAAGGAAGGGAACACCCTCGGGGGCATCTGCGAGGTGGTCGTGCGCGGGCTCCCGGTGGGACTGGGCTCGCATGTGTCCTGGGACACGCGCCTCGATGGCCGGCTCGGCCAGGCCATGCTCTCCATCCCCGCCGTCAAGGGCGTCGAGATCGGACTGGGGTTCGAGACGGCGCGGCGCACCGGCGCCGACGTGCACGACGAAATCGAAGCCGCAGCGGGGCGCACGCGGGCTGGCCATGTGCGCCGGCGCAGCAATCGCGCCGGTGGCACCGAGGGCGGCATGACCACCGGCGAGGAGCTCGTCGTGCGTGTGGCCATGAAGCCCATCTCCACCCTCATGCGCCCCCTCGGAACCGTGGACATGGCGACCGGGGAGGCCGCGCAGGCCGTCGCCGAGCGTAGCGATGTGACCGCCGTACCGGCGATGGGCGTTATCGCCGAAGCCATGGCCGCCTTCGTGCTGGCGTCGGCGCTGCTCGAGAAGTTCGGCGGCGATTCCCTCCGGGAGACGCAGCGCAATCTCGACGCCTATCTGACGCAGCTCGACGAACGCGTCGAGCGCTGA
- a CDS encoding shikimate kinase, translating into MSLIDGHLVLVGLPGAGKSIIGRAVARQLRRPFLDFDAEIERRVHCTVAQYFARSGEAAFRELELLLTRELATAAPMVLAPGGGWVTNPGVMQLLRPPGRIVYLRVSPQEAMRRIARSRHVRPLLQEADPEAKMRELWTARSALYEDADAVVDVEKLTSQQVTDSVVTLAHGATPGIG; encoded by the coding sequence ATGTCCCTGATCGACGGCCATCTCGTGCTCGTCGGCCTCCCCGGCGCGGGGAAGTCCATCATCGGCCGCGCCGTGGCACGTCAGCTCCGGCGACCGTTCCTCGATTTCGACGCCGAGATCGAGCGGCGCGTCCACTGCACGGTGGCGCAATACTTCGCCCGCTCGGGAGAGGCCGCCTTCCGCGAGCTGGAGCTCCTCCTCACCCGCGAACTCGCAACGGCCGCCCCGATGGTGCTCGCGCCCGGCGGGGGGTGGGTCACCAACCCCGGCGTCATGCAACTGCTGAGGCCGCCGGGACGAATCGTGTATCTGCGGGTATCGCCGCAGGAGGCAATGCGGCGCATTGCCAGATCCCGGCACGTGCGTCCGTTGTTGCAGGAAGCCGATCCGGAAGCGAAGATGCGGGAGTTGTGGACGGCACGAAGCGCCTTATATGAAGATGCTGATGCCGTTGTTGACGTGGAAAAGCTTACATCGCAACAGGTTACAGATTCCGTGGTCACGCTTGCCCACGGGGCGACGCCGGGGATAGGTTAG
- a CDS encoding DUF494 family protein: MDDRWAPVLDELRERFAADTDVVEVEAYLSLKGYDRRQIGEILSLLYSDTGSSPTGGTERITDTDREPSLRVQGPHERGRFTTEAWGYLVVLYASGAVSLNDFEHLVERALVHVDGRITLADIRSLADDAGFDDGAMGGEHPLIH; the protein is encoded by the coding sequence ATGGACGATCGTTGGGCGCCGGTTTTGGACGAATTGCGAGAGCGCTTCGCTGCCGACACGGATGTGGTGGAGGTCGAGGCGTACCTCTCGTTGAAAGGATACGATCGGCGTCAGATCGGTGAGATTCTTTCCTTGCTGTATAGCGATACTGGGTCGTCGCCTACCGGCGGCACCGAGCGTATCACCGACACCGACCGTGAGCCCTCCCTGCGGGTACAGGGGCCTCACGAACGTGGCCGGTTCACCACCGAAGCCTGGGGCTACCTGGTCGTGCTGTATGCCTCGGGGGCGGTGAGCCTCAACGATTTCGAACACTTGGTGGAGCGCGCGCTCGTCCATGTCGACGGCCGCATCACGCTCGCGGACATTCGCTCCCTCGCGGATGACGCCGGCTTCGATGATGGCGCCATGGGCGGCGAGCACCCCCTGATTCACTGA
- the topA gene encoding type I DNA topoisomerase, protein MPTKKAATKTAGKGAGKSASASAAKKAPAKKAAARKTAAVPAPAKTAAKKTARKAAATTTARKSARKVAAVEVEEEFEPNSAGGTSLVIVESPAKAKTIGKYLGRGYTVRATVGHVRDLPAKKLGIDIDKGFAPEYVTIEGKEDILTDLKKIAKGAREIFIATDPDREGEAIGWHVEQYFTQPRRHAVSAPIRRVMFHEITKDAVQRSMAKPMDIDNKKVEAQQARRVLDRLVGYKASPVLWKTVKKGLSAGRVQTVALRLIVEREREIRAFTPVEYWSIAADLQKGQQPFAAKLHQVDGKKPEIPNGAEAERILADLKGRKEFEVTEVKRRERRKNPAAPFTTSTLQQEAAKKLGFGSKRTMRLAQDLYEGIDVGVDGATGLITYMRTDSTRVSEDAANAARESLRAQFGDPFLAAQPQLYPSGKANAQDAHEGVRPTDPARRPEAIQKFLTADQFKLYQLVWQRFMASQMAPAVFDTTTVDFDIPTQGRAYLFRATGSVVKFQGFLALYREAREEGDSKALEDEQALPFLEQGERVPVKAITPTQHFTEPPPRFSEASLVKELERLGIGRPSTYASIISVLAERRYVLLEQRRFFPTSLGETVEKVMVKKFPDLFDVNFTAKMELELDKIADGETGWVAVLDEEWSKIKKNLHDEDLPALIGEAYDLSALATEKCPDCGGKLVAKGGFFGPFVACENHPKACKYTRPIKGEKKPAELTSYLCQECGAPMVVRHGRSGDFLGCSKFPKCRGTRSMPTGVKCPKDGGEIAERRSKKRGKAFYGCENYPNCDFVVWEKPVAETCPECGYVGAEAKANKTRGSFRKCIKCGNEWDVHTPEDVEVAEVA, encoded by the coding sequence ATGCCAACCAAAAAGGCTGCAACCAAGACGGCCGGGAAGGGCGCGGGGAAATCCGCCTCCGCCTCGGCTGCGAAAAAAGCACCCGCCAAGAAGGCGGCGGCACGAAAAACAGCTGCCGTACCGGCTCCGGCCAAAACGGCGGCCAAGAAGACGGCGCGCAAGGCCGCCGCCACGACCACCGCCCGCAAGAGCGCCCGCAAGGTGGCTGCCGTGGAGGTCGAGGAGGAGTTCGAACCGAACTCGGCCGGAGGGACCTCGCTCGTCATCGTCGAGTCGCCCGCCAAGGCCAAGACCATCGGCAAGTACCTCGGTCGCGGCTACACCGTACGCGCTACCGTGGGACATGTCCGTGACTTGCCCGCCAAGAAGCTCGGCATCGACATCGACAAGGGCTTCGCCCCCGAGTACGTGACGATCGAGGGGAAGGAGGACATTCTCACCGACCTCAAGAAGATCGCCAAGGGCGCCCGCGAGATCTTCATCGCCACCGACCCCGATCGCGAAGGCGAAGCCATCGGTTGGCATGTCGAACAGTATTTCACGCAGCCAAGGCGCCACGCCGTGTCGGCGCCCATTCGTCGCGTGATGTTCCACGAGATCACCAAGGATGCGGTGCAGCGGTCCATGGCGAAGCCCATGGACATCGACAACAAGAAAGTCGAGGCGCAGCAGGCGCGCCGCGTTCTCGATCGCCTGGTCGGGTACAAGGCCAGCCCGGTGCTCTGGAAGACCGTCAAGAAGGGGCTGAGCGCCGGGCGCGTGCAAACCGTGGCGCTCCGGCTCATCGTGGAGCGCGAACGGGAAATCCGCGCCTTCACTCCCGTTGAGTACTGGAGCATCGCCGCCGACCTGCAGAAGGGGCAGCAACCCTTCGCCGCGAAGCTGCATCAGGTCGATGGGAAAAAGCCGGAGATTCCCAACGGCGCCGAAGCCGAACGCATTCTCGCTGACCTCAAGGGTCGCAAAGAATTCGAAGTCACCGAAGTCAAGCGGCGCGAGCGTCGCAAGAATCCGGCGGCCCCCTTCACCACGTCCACGCTGCAGCAGGAAGCAGCCAAGAAGCTCGGCTTCGGCAGCAAGCGCACCATGCGCCTGGCGCAGGACCTGTACGAAGGCATCGACGTGGGCGTGGATGGGGCCACAGGTCTCATCACCTACATGCGTACCGACTCCACGCGCGTCTCCGAGGATGCCGCCAACGCCGCCCGTGAATCGCTGCGGGCGCAGTTCGGCGACCCGTTCCTCGCTGCGCAGCCGCAACTGTATCCCAGCGGCAAGGCCAACGCACAGGACGCGCACGAAGGGGTCCGCCCCACCGATCCCGCGCGTCGCCCCGAGGCCATTCAGAAATTCCTCACGGCCGACCAGTTCAAGCTCTACCAGCTTGTCTGGCAGCGCTTCATGGCGTCGCAGATGGCGCCGGCGGTGTTCGATACAACCACCGTCGATTTCGACATTCCCACGCAGGGACGGGCGTACTTGTTCCGCGCCACCGGCTCGGTGGTGAAATTCCAGGGCTTCCTCGCCCTCTACCGCGAGGCGCGCGAAGAGGGCGATTCGAAGGCGCTCGAAGACGAGCAGGCACTCCCCTTCCTCGAGCAGGGCGAGCGGGTGCCGGTCAAGGCCATCACGCCCACCCAGCACTTCACCGAGCCGCCGCCGCGCTTCTCGGAAGCGTCACTGGTCAAGGAACTCGAGCGACTCGGTATCGGCCGACCGTCCACCTACGCCAGCATCATCTCGGTGCTCGCCGAGCGCCGCTACGTGCTGCTCGAGCAGCGCCGATTCTTCCCCACGTCGCTCGGCGAGACGGTGGAGAAGGTCATGGTAAAGAAGTTCCCCGATCTCTTCGACGTGAACTTCACCGCCAAGATGGAGCTCGAACTCGACAAGATCGCCGACGGCGAGACCGGGTGGGTGGCGGTGCTCGACGAGGAATGGTCGAAGATCAAGAAGAACCTCCACGACGAAGATCTCCCCGCACTCATCGGGGAGGCGTACGACCTGTCGGCGCTCGCCACGGAAAAGTGCCCCGACTGCGGCGGCAAGCTGGTGGCCAAGGGGGGCTTCTTCGGGCCCTTCGTGGCCTGCGAGAATCATCCCAAGGCCTGCAAGTACACGCGCCCCATCAAGGGCGAGAAGAAGCCGGCGGAACTGACCAGCTACCTGTGTCAGGAGTGCGGGGCGCCCATGGTCGTGCGTCATGGGCGCTCGGGGGATTTCCTGGGGTGCAGCAAGTTCCCCAAGTGCCGCGGCACGCGCAGCATGCCCACCGGCGTGAAGTGCCCCAAGGACGGCGGGGAAATCGCTGAACGGCGCAGCAAGAAGCGCGGCAAGGCGTTCTACGGCTGCGAGAACTACCCCAACTGCGACTTCGTCGTGTGGGAAAAGCCCGTGGCGGAAACGTGCCCCGAGTGCGGCTACGTGGGCGCCGAAGCCAAGGCCAACAAGACCCGCGGCTCATTCCGCAAATGCATCAAGTGCGGCAACGAGTGGGATGTGCACACGCCCGAGGATGTCGAGGTGGCGGAGGTCGCGTGA